Proteins from a genomic interval of Arvicola amphibius chromosome 10, mArvAmp1.2, whole genome shotgun sequence:
- the LOC119825032 gene encoding LOW QUALITY PROTEIN: keratin-associated protein 26-1 (The sequence of the model RefSeq protein was modified relative to this genomic sequence to represent the inferred CDS: substituted 1 base at 1 genomic stop codon), which produces MTSRNNYSGNCSSGSLRNSCHLPATPSSIALCSSNMGCGEVFCIPSNCQDHTWFMNNCPETFGERSGGQPAVHEASNYENTCCSSGCYVPRPCQGSGYFPASSVISGVCHPASCRPVSFVSSSYRPVSPFINNCQPVGCGSGSYRPLPCVSNSCRPVGIVPYGCRPSGCMGYGPQTIHIVSHSFRPLQPVSGGCQPVTPVFGTCRPSCSAQXGQPPPRSREQQ; this is translated from the coding sequence ATGACTAGCCGTAACAACTACTCTGGAAACTGCAGCTCAGGATCGCTCAGAAACTCCTGCCACCTCCCGGCTACCCCTTCTTCCATTGCCCTCTGTTCGTCAAACATGGGCTGTGGAGAGGTCTTCTGCATACCCAGCAACTGTCAGGATCATACCTGGTTCATGAACAACTGCCCGGAGACCTTTGGAGAACGCTCCGGAGGCCAGCCGGCCGTCCATGAAGCCAGCAACTATGAAAACACCTGTTGCTCTTCTGGATGCTATGTTCCCAGACCCTGTCAGGGCTCTGGCTACTTTCCGGCTTCGTCCGTCATCTCTGGTGTCTGCCACCCAGCATCCTGTAGGCCTGTGAGCTTTGTGTCTAGCAGCTACCGGCCGGTTAGTCCCTTCATCAACAACTGCCAGCCTGTGGGCTGTGGGTCTGGCAGCTACCGCCCACTCCCTTGCGTATCCAACAGCTGCCGACCCGTGGGCATTGTCCCTTATGGATGCAGGCCTTCCGGTTGTATGGGGTATGGCCCGCAAACCATTCACATTGTGTCACATAGCTTCAGACCTCTGCAGCCTGTCTCTGGTGGTTGCCAACCAGTGACTCCCGTCTTCGGCACCTGTCGTCCATCCTGCTCTGCACAATGAGGGCAGCCGCCACCTCGTTCTAGGGAACAGCAGTAG